One candidate division TA06 bacterium DNA window includes the following coding sequences:
- a CDS encoding rod shape-determining protein, which produces MINLPNLRDIFRDIFGAVISHDMAVDLGTASTLVYVEGKGIVLNQPSVVAIEKKTGMPIAVGAEAKKMLGRTPDEIRAIRPMKDGVIADFEICEEMLRAFIKMAQKRRTLIRPRVIICVPSGITEVEKRAVRDSAEHAGAREVFLIAEPIAAAIGVGLPVDSAMGSMVIDIGGGTTEIAVIALSGIVRNTSIRIAGDEMDEAILEYLRKTHNLLIGEQTAEEIKIRIGSAFPVEESREMEVKGRDVVQGIPRAIKVKSEEIREALREPVSQIVLAVKRALEQTPPELAADIVDAGITMTGGGSLLKGLDALLREETNLPIKLAGETQECIVLGAGKVLESPDDYEKVLMQSRKE; this is translated from the coding sequence ATGATAAATCTGCCTAATCTCAGGGACATCTTCAGGGACATCTTTGGAGCCGTAATCTCGCACGATATGGCGGTGGATTTGGGGACCGCCAGCACCCTGGTTTACGTGGAAGGCAAGGGAATAGTTTTAAACCAGCCTTCGGTAGTGGCCATCGAAAAGAAGACCGGGATGCCAATCGCGGTGGGCGCCGAGGCCAAAAAAATGCTGGGCCGCACTCCGGACGAGATCCGGGCCATCCGGCCCATGAAGGACGGGGTGATCGCCGATTTTGAGATCTGCGAGGAGATGCTGCGGGCTTTCATCAAAATGGCCCAGAAGCGCCGGACCCTGATCCGGCCCCGGGTGATCATCTGCGTTCCCTCTGGCATCACCGAAGTGGAAAAACGCGCGGTGCGCGACTCGGCTGAACATGCCGGGGCCCGCGAAGTATTTTTGATCGCCGAGCCGATCGCCGCCGCCATCGGAGTAGGCCTGCCGGTGGATTCGGCCATGGGCAGCATGGTGATCGACATCGGCGGCGGCACCACCGAGATCGCGGTGATCGCCCTGTCCGGCATCGTCCGCAACACCTCCATCCGGATAGCCGGCGACGAGATGGACGAGGCCATCCTGGAATATCTGCGCAAGACCCACAATCTTTTGATCGGCGAACAGACCGCCGAGGAAATCAAGATCAGGATCGGCTCGGCTTTTCCGGTGGAGGAAAGCAGGGAGATGGAGGTCAAGGGCCGGGACGTGGTCCAGGGCATCCCCCGGGCCATCAAGGTTAAAAGCGAGGAGATCCGCGAGGCCTTAAGGGAGCCGGTGTCCCAGATAGTGCTGGCGGTGAAGCGGGCTTTGGAACAGACCCCGCCGGAACTGGCCGCCGACATCGTGGACGCCGGGATCACCATGACCGGCGGCGGCTCGCTGCTGAAGGGCTTGGACGCCCTGCTGAGAGAGGAGACCAATCTGCCGATCAAACTGGCGGGGGAAACCCAGGAATGCATCGTGCTCGGCGCCGGCAAGGTCCTGGAATCCCCGGACGATTACGAGAAGGTCCTGATGCAGAGCCGCAAGGAATGA
- a CDS encoding ABC-2 family transporter protein, which translates to MRRALFYINLAWANVSNSLKSRLSYREDFWAGFIANFMTQMIGVLFVAALFGKVPHLKGWYRYEIFYIYGFSQLTMGLFFLFFSNLFEVSERYIVEGWFDRVLLRPLDSFFQVITERVHFEEISNILVGLAIMAYSLHHLKISLSLPQHLMILGLILSACLVYLGIFTAAVSATFWFNDRGSLVSVLHLMQNFSGYPVTIYDLKLRFILSWIIPYAFTAFYPAVQVLGHKGYSIYAWLTPAIGLLFFGLGMLTWKQGVKAYESTGS; encoded by the coding sequence ATGCGCCGAGCCCTTTTCTACATAAACCTGGCCTGGGCCAACGTTTCCAACTCGCTCAAGTCCCGGCTTTCATACCGGGAGGACTTTTGGGCCGGGTTCATCGCCAATTTCATGACCCAAATGATCGGAGTATTGTTCGTGGCCGCCCTGTTCGGCAAGGTGCCGCATTTAAAAGGCTGGTACCGCTACGAGATATTCTATATCTACGGTTTTTCCCAATTGACCATGGGCCTGTTTTTTCTGTTCTTTTCAAATCTGTTTGAGGTCAGCGAGCGCTACATCGTGGAAGGCTGGTTCGACCGGGTGCTGTTGCGGCCCTTGGACAGTTTTTTTCAGGTGATCACCGAGCGGGTGCACTTCGAGGAAATATCCAACATCCTGGTGGGCTTGGCGATCATGGCTTATTCCCTGCACCATCTCAAAATATCGCTTTCTTTGCCGCAGCACCTGATGATCCTGGGCCTGATCCTTTCAGCCTGCCTGGTCTATCTGGGCATCTTCACCGCCGCGGTCAGCGCCACCTTCTGGTTCAACGACCGGGGCAGCCTGGTCTCGGTGCTCCACCTGATGCAGAATTTCTCCGGCTACCCGGTCACCATCTACGATCTAAAATTAAGGTTCATTTTAAGCTGGATCATTCCCTACGCCTTCACCGCTTTTTATCCGGCGGTGCAGGTGCTGGGGCACAAAGGATATTCCATTTACGCTTGGCTGACCCCGGCCATCGGCCTGCTTTTTTTCGGGCTAGGGATGCTCACTTGGAAGCAGGGGGTCAAGGCCTACGAGAGTACCGGCAGCTGA
- a CDS encoding SUMF1/EgtB/PvdO family nonheme iron enzyme: MLSRLTRILLFMTLPAALAGKTTISIMDLNTTAGLSASEAVMFSDKLVNDLVTANVYQVVDRSKRDEILKEQGFQQSGACDQGACLVEAGQLLGVQKMVGGTIGKLGAVYSLQLRVIDVKTGAIDKAFSKSYAGDVSILLEAMREAACYFSGIPYQSGQPAGESGEGLVFLGVNPQGFNEYRNQKDGSVMVEIPAGPFSMGSNEGEPDETPVHTINLDHYYIGKYEITIGQFKKYWDATGKKMPKQFSGLENDSLPVINVEWEEAKSYCDWAGLKLPTEAQWEKAARGRDGREYPWGSRWYPERCNSKEKSDGYKWTAPVGSFAQGVSPYGCYDMAGNAWEWCSDWYDKNYYDKSAPNNPTGPASGSFRVMRGGSWSEDGYYCRSAMRFWYDAKELISNRLGFGFRPAK; this comes from the coding sequence ATGCTCAGCAGACTTACAAGGATTCTTCTTTTCATGACCCTGCCGGCGGCGCTGGCAGGAAAAACCACCATTTCGATCATGGATCTTAACACTACCGCCGGCCTGTCGGCAAGCGAAGCGGTGATGTTTTCCGACAAGCTGGTGAACGATCTGGTGACTGCCAACGTCTACCAGGTGGTGGACCGCAGCAAGCGGGATGAGATTCTCAAGGAGCAGGGCTTTCAGCAGAGCGGGGCCTGCGACCAGGGGGCCTGCCTGGTGGAGGCCGGGCAGCTGCTGGGGGTGCAGAAGATGGTGGGCGGGACCATCGGCAAGCTGGGGGCGGTCTATTCCCTGCAGCTGAGGGTGATAGACGTAAAAACCGGGGCGATCGACAAGGCCTTTTCCAAATCCTACGCGGGAGACGTTAGCATCCTGCTGGAGGCCATGCGGGAGGCGGCCTGTTATTTCTCGGGCATTCCGTACCAGTCCGGCCAGCCGGCTGGCGAATCCGGGGAAGGCTTGGTCTTTCTGGGGGTTAATCCCCAGGGTTTCAACGAATACCGCAACCAGAAGGACGGGTCGGTGATGGTCGAGATACCGGCCGGCCCGTTCAGCATGGGCAGCAACGAGGGGGAACCGGACGAGACGCCGGTCCACACCATCAATCTTGATCATTATTACATCGGCAAGTACGAGATTACTATCGGGCAATTCAAGAAATACTGGGACGCCACCGGCAAAAAGATGCCCAAGCAGTTTTCCGGTCTAGAGAACGACAGCCTGCCGGTCATCAATGTCGAATGGGAGGAGGCTAAAAGCTACTGCGATTGGGCCGGCCTCAAGCTGCCGACCGAGGCTCAGTGGGAAAAGGCCGCCCGGGGGCGCGACGGACGGGAATATCCCTGGGGCAGCCGCTGGTATCCCGAGCGCTGCAACAGCAAGGAAAAAAGCGATGGTTACAAGTGGACGGCTCCGGTGGGCAGCTTTGCCCAAGGTGTCTCTCCGTATGGCTGTTACGATATGGCGGGGAACGCCTGGGAATGGTGCAGCGACTGGTACGATAAGAATTATTACGACAAATCGGCTCCCAATAACCCGACCGGGCCGGCCTCCGGGTCTTTCCGGGTGATGCGGGGAGGGTCCTGGAGCGAGGACGGGTATTATTGCCGTTCAGCCATGCGTTTCTGGTACGACGCCAAGGAGCTGATTTCCAACCGCCTTGGCTTCGGTTTCCGTCCGGCGAAATGA
- the xerD gene encoding site-specific tyrosine recombinase XerD, giving the protein MDEALQQYLTHLAVERGLSDNSIQSYDRDIRRYLIFLKTKNIADLRAVERKVISEFLSLLMGYGLSPVSLSRNISALRGFHRFLASEGTTKSDPTENIETPRLDKKLPEVLDLSEVEQLLAQPDPASRLGLRDKAMLEILYACGLRISELLTLKTSDLFFDQDFIRCFGKGSKERIVPVGRSARHWTEKYRRNSRPALLKKFSAETLFLNNRGRPMSRMGFWKLLKAYAQKAGIKKRVHPHILRHSFATHLLEGGADLRSVQEMLGHADIGTTQIYTHVDREYLKEVHRQFHPRG; this is encoded by the coding sequence ATGGACGAAGCGTTGCAGCAATATCTGACCCACTTGGCAGTGGAGCGGGGGCTTTCGGACAACAGCATTCAGTCCTATGACCGGGATATCAGGCGCTACCTGATCTTCCTGAAAACCAAGAATATCGCAGACCTCCGGGCGGTGGAACGGAAAGTGATCTCGGAATTCCTGTCCTTGTTGATGGGGTACGGGCTTTCCCCGGTATCGCTTTCCCGGAACATCTCCGCCCTGCGCGGCTTTCACAGATTTCTGGCCTCGGAGGGGACAACCAAGTCCGACCCCACCGAGAACATAGAGACCCCGCGGTTAGACAAAAAACTGCCCGAGGTCTTGGACCTAAGCGAAGTGGAACAACTGCTGGCCCAGCCGGACCCCGCGTCCCGGCTGGGTCTGCGCGATAAGGCCATGCTGGAGATATTGTACGCCTGCGGCCTGAGGATCTCGGAGCTGTTGACCCTGAAAACTTCGGATCTGTTCTTTGATCAGGATTTCATCCGCTGTTTCGGCAAGGGGTCCAAGGAGAGGATAGTGCCGGTGGGCCGGTCGGCCCGCCACTGGACGGAAAAATACCGCCGGAATTCCCGTCCGGCCCTGCTGAAGAAGTTCAGCGCCGAGACGCTGTTCCTGAACAACCGGGGGCGGCCGATGTCCCGGATGGGTTTCTGGAAACTGCTGAAAGCTTATGCCCAAAAGGCCGGGATCAAGAAACGGGTGCATCCCCATATCCTGCGGCACTCGTTTGCCACGCATCTTTTGGAGGGCGGAGCCGACCTGCGCTCGGTGCAGGAGATGCTGGGCCATGCCGATATCGGCACTACCCAGATCTACACCCATGTGGACCGGGAATATTTGAAGGAAGTGCACCGGCAGTTTCATCCCAGGGGCTAA